TAAATAAACCCTGCACACACTTAATTTAACAATGTACACAGTCAATTTAACACTgtatacagttaatttaacactgtatatagttaaatgaaccctatacatagttaatttaacactgcaCACAATTGATTTAACTGTGTGTaatgttaaattaactatgtacagGGTTCATTTAACTATATGCAGTACCAAATTGACTGTGtgcagtgttaaattaactatatacatgattcatttaattatgtatagtattaaattaactatgtgcaATGTTAAAGTAACTGTGTATAATGTTAACTTAACTATGtgcaaaatttatttaattatatgtaatattaaattaactgtgtatattattaaattaactatgtatcgTGTTCATTTAACTGTGTACAGTATTCATTTACTGTGtcccatattaatttaactgtgtatcatatttagttaactatatactatattaatttaactgtgtatagtattcatttaactgtgtacTATATTTAACTAATTATGCactatgttaatttaattgtatatcatatttagttaactgtatactgtattaatttaactgtgtacagtGTTCATTTACTATGCACCATATTAATTAAACTGTGTATCATAATTAGTTAACTATGCATTATGTTAATTTAACGATCGTTTCATCTGGTGAACAAGTGACTAtaaagaataatttaaattttataatattttattttataaaaatcgaTTGCAAAATCGATCATTAAAATCGATAATATAATCGattgctaaatttattaaaatatttttttaataaatcgaTCGTAAAaataattactaattatttttaaattttttactaataaaattgatcacaaaatcgatcaataattattcttaatttttaaattaatttattggtCATAATATCGATTGctaattttgttaaaatatttttttattaataaaatcgatTGTAAAATCagtagctaattattttttaattttttaattaaaaaatcgatcgcaaaatcagatgcaatttatttttataatattttaatttttcaaaatcgattgcaaaaccaatcaaatttttattttatatttttcttatgcttatattatttttttattatattatttttatttgttatattttttttttattattgaaaatatttttttatttttttatattattttttatatattatatatttttattatttattatatttttaatttttttatatattttattatttaaaataaaatctcattCGATCCGTGGAGCGAGGCATGGATCGAAGGGCGTTTCCAGTCCGTTTCTCATGTTTCATGATCCTCTCTGTGGACCGACAAAGGCTGATGCCGGTGACAACGGAGAGCACGGCGAATGGAGGCCATCGCGGGCGGTTGCTGAAGAGGGAAAGAGGGGTTCGAGCATTAGGGAGGGGGGCCGTCGCATCGTGGGCCGACGAAGAAGGCCATCGCGGGCGGTCGTCGAGGAGGGGGGGCCATCGTAGGCGAGGAGAGAGTCCGTCACAGTCGGTCGttggagaggggaagagggatttCGAGCACCTGGAAGGGGAGGAGGGCCATCACATCACGGGCTTGTGAGGGGAGGCCATCGCGGGCAGTCGTCGGGAATGGGAAGGCGGGCCAAGGAGGGGAGAAGATAGGGTTCGGATGCAGCACCAATTGGGAGTCTTTCTTCGtcttgtcttcttttttttttttttgactgtctGATGGGGTTTGGGATTTGAAAGGGTATTATTTAAAGCCATCTCGTATCAAAATTATTAAGGCACGGTAAGTGGGACCGAGAGCTACAGTTTTGATCAATAGAGAGTTTTTGTTATAGCGGCATCAATCGAGGgatcggtattttttttttttcttctcccattTTGCAGACATTCTTTAGCCTTTATTGCTTGGCCGGTAGATGGATGCATATACTCCTAGCTCCTCGCCTTTCTGATGCAATTCCATTTCAAAAATGATAGGCGTCCTTCATGTGTTTCGAAATCTTGGTCTCATGATCTCTTATCCAGCTATCAGCCCTCATTAGCACTGAAATAGCATGGGCAGGACGGAGCTGGCCGACCTTACGTGGCTTTTTTTACATTAGTTTGGCAAATGGACCAAACCTCTCTTAGGACAAAGAAACTTTTTATTTCCAAGTTGTTGCCAGCTCATGTAGCTTAAGCACATGGTAAATTTTAATAGACCCAAAAGAACTTGATAGAGAATCTGTTTACATTTTAAACCAACCTCCCTGGATTTGGAGCAATTAGGCAGCGCAGGTGAGGGCTGTGAAAAATTGTCCGGTTATAATGCAGATAATTTGCACTCAATTTTTAGGCATCTTTAGATAGTTCTAGGAGGTCCATCCAAATTAGTAGCTATAAGCGAAGTGCAGCAATTTGATTCAGGTTGTATCTTTCGGATGAAAGAATAATTGATATTGTTCCTTCGTAGATCGcatagatctctttttttttatgaaatcaccTCACATAGATCTTACGGTGCtctgaatttttttcatccaCTTATGCAATGCTTGAAGTAGCTAGCTATTGTGTGATCTAATAATTGACATCACGAAATAAGGTGGATCTGTCTTTCTCATTCGCATTGAGGATTTTGCATGTGCatgcaggattttttttttttttttttttttttgttcggtaCATtagttctctctttttttttttttttttattgaaataagaaTGCGTCAGGAAATCATATTAAAGTCCAAAAGAGAACTACACCCGCATATGGGAGAAATTCCCCGGGACCTTGATGACCATAATGAGCTACTTTTACAAAGTTCCGATTTCAGAAAAGGAGATACATGTAAATATATATTATCAGACGTCGACGCTGCACGTGGAGATCTGCTGGAACTTGATGCCCTTCCCGGACTCGCGAGAAAGAAAGGCCGGGCACGTGACGAAGAGGTCGTGGTGACCGGAGACCCAGAAACCCATCTTCCACCGGATCCGGCCCTCGATCTTGACGTGGACTAGGAGGAAGCCGGACGACTGGTCCTGGGCGATAGCCTCGGCGAGGTGGGGCGCCACCGGGACGCAGACGGCGTAGAGGAACGGTGACCAGAGGTCGACGTCGTTCTGGCCCTGGTAAAAGGGAGGGATGGCGGTGGCGGGGGTGATCTGCTGGTACTTATAGGAGGTGAAGACGTCGACGCGGTCGTAGTAGATGCCGACGCGGGCGTTGGGGTTGCGGGTGGAGATGGTTACTCGGATGGTGGTGGAGAGGAGGTTGTCCGGGGAGGAGACGTTGAAGGCGTAGACGGAGGCGTCCTGGAGGTAGAACTTGGGCTTGGTGGGGCGGAGGGCGAGCCAGATgatgaggatgatgaggaggttcAGTATGATGAAGGCCAGGATCCCGGCCGAGATGAGGTAGACCTTGCGACGTCGCTTGCACCCTCCGTGCTGGCCGCAGTCCGTCGCCAACGACATGCTGCTGTTTGAGCTCGTGGGAATGGGAGTGGGAGAGGAGAGATGGATGCAAGAGAAAGTAATGCAGCAGGGGAGTTGGGATGGCAACGGTGATGCTTGGTGTATTTATAATGGTATCTCGTTTCTACTAACCACATGCCTTCTCTTAGGAAGAGGGACAGTGGATCATGGCTAGCAGGTTGGAGGATATAAAATATTTTGGATTGAGGGATACCCGGGGGATGTACGATAAGTTTATGGGGATTGGATGCTTTCAGGGAAGGCTGTGAGCGCACAGCGAGCGGCAGCTCATGTTGGGGGACAAAATATAGGCTGCGTGTGCGCCCAAGaagaaggatgttccaaagaATTTCTTTGATGGATAAAACCAATGTCACATTAATATTTTGAGCTGCAACCGCCTCAGcatttgtaaaatttttaaattcaaaatattgatataatattttttttaaaaatttttttttaccgaCGGCCGCAATGAATTACTTTGAGATTTATGTAGATCGATGAATCATGAAATCTGGAATGGGTGATCCAACAGCCGGTTCGtgcgaaggaaggtgaatccttttTTTCATGCGAAAGATGCAACCCTGCTcccaaaatataatataatataatgtacgAAGAAGAAAGGCTAGTTTGAAAAGATAACTCAATTTTGGGAATGGGAActaacttatttatttatttacagcTAATATTGACTAGTTACAATGTTAATTGTACGGCATGTGAAGGTCAACAAGTTAATTGGATCTTTGACTGATGTAGATCGACGAGAGGTCAATTTGCACTCAACTTTTAGGCGTCCACGGATAGCCTTAGGAGACCCATCCAAATTGATCGCTCCAAACGAAGTTTTGCAATCGGGCTCGGATTGTATCTTTCGCATGAGAGATGCTTGCGGGTATGATGGTAGCCCAGCATGACAATTAGCATTGTTGGGCTTTGgcctttttgtttcttcagaagaTCAAAATATCGGACCCCAAGAAGTGGTCATGCGATTCGTTTTAGGTAAGCAAAAGGGGACCATATGGGCCTAGGTCGTTGCTTATGTAACATACTGAAATGACCGAGGCCTTCATCAACCTTCTCAATAAGCTTTCAACAATGAAGTAATTTGCTCGAAAAAGCTATGCATCCTTCCACAAGGTCTTTTgcattataataataaaaattctaaGTAAATGTTTTTTGACAAATTTATATTTCTAACAAGTAGATAAccgtatattttttaaaataagataatttttctaATATGAAACTTTCTAGAGCCCACTTCAGTTCTTCCTTTTATTCATCTTGGTTGATATTTAATAGATCTTTTTAAATCTACGAGTATAAGCTTGTGTGTatatctagttttttttttttttctttactttttttgaTGTAAGTTTGTATCTTTTTACTTAATCAAATGATATCTTCTTTAATCAAAGGATAGTTGCAAATTATGGAGTAGTATTGGACCACCAAGCATGCCAACGAATGAAATAATTACTTACACATAATTTATTCCTTTGTTCTATAGCAAGTCAAGGAAGTCTATTAAAAGTGAGCTAGCTGATTCTTGCATTGATGGaaaatcatataaataaatattaaaagccTTTTTTTATACAAGGTTTTTGCTTTTATGGTTTACTTGGTTATAGGTCCTCCTCAAAGAATGTGTCATGTATTCTAATGATGATACCTTTTTTTTAGACAAAAATGTGTTCCCCATAACTTCATTTCATGAGATAAGGAATGAATATAGAAAATTACATAGAACAAGGAGATTTAAACTCAGTTCAATCATTTATATACCACAAAAATAGCACAAACAGACTTCTCATTTTGGTACAAGTTTAGTGCCACAAATGGTGCACACAAAACCTTTGATCAGAAACCAACGAGAGAGAGTACTGTCCATATTGTGCAACTTTGGCCCATGTATGGGCTATTATGCCTAAATAAAACCAACCAATCAAGTACCCATTTGGCCCTATGCACACTGACCTAACCAGAAAGCAAACCTGCTTAAGCCTTCATGCCAAGCCTGCGAACAGATCTTGTCAAATCTGAAAACATAGAATTGTTGCCATGATTATTGCTGCTATCAAGTGATATGAAACATGAGATGAAGCATCATTAAGCCAGAGATGTTGATTGTGATCACGTTCCCACCTATACCATCGAATCAAAATCCTCTTGCACTCCACTTCTACTGTATGAGTTATCCCCTTTCTATCTTGTTAATTATCTTTAGTTAAATCCAGATAGATTGTGGGGCATGGAATATAGAGTACGGTGCAAGATTGTGACGTGTGCATGATCTGGGAACTTGTTTTGGATTTTTTAACAAGTTGGTCAAGTCACTTTTTTTACAAACTCATTAAAAATTAGTTGATATATGTGAACTAAgggtattttaattattttatcttttctatTAATGTTGTAAAGTCGGATGATTATGCCTCtttacaatttttttaaaatttttagggtctatttgaaatttttaaatttttgggatCCCAATGCAAATGGATGAAAATTCAAGAGGTATtgctgtaatttttttctttaatttattttGTGTCTTTTGCATCTCAAGAGTATCTTATAGACCATTTGGAGTCATAATTGCATCCATAGTCACCACTTTGATAAAGATAAGCTCCTACTCGGTgctttctcctcctcttcttcttttttttttttttttttttttgcttcctccTTTTTGTAGACATTCTTTAGCCTTTATTGCTTGAGATGACTGGTGGCTGGATGCATATACCCTTCGGTCCTCGCCTTTCTGATGCAATTCCATTTCAAAAAGATAGGCGTCTTTTATACATGTGTTTCGAAATCTTGGTCTTAGGATCTCTTATCTAGGTATCAGCCCTCATTAGCATTGAAATAGCATGGGCAAGACAGAGCTGGCCGACCTTATATGGTTTTTTTTACTTAAGTTTGGAAAGTAGACCAAACCTCTTTTAGgacaaagaaatttttatttttgcaaGCTCATATAGCTTAAGCACATGGTAAATTTTGATAGAAACATCTTAAATCAACCTCCctgtttacatttttttttttctttgtaagcTTGCTGCCCAAGTGATTCTTAATCCAAATTCATTATGGGTGAAGTTGATGCATGCTAAATATAAATTCTCAAGTGATTGGTATAGCCATAGATGACCACGAAGATGCTCTCCCATGTGTGGACCACTGGTTCAACCTCATTTTATTTGGGCTGTGGGGAATGGCTCTAGCATAAAGGTGTTGAAGGACCGTTGGCTATCATCTATCCCTTTTTTACTGTGGCCTCTTCTCTAAATATGAATGAATATTATCGGGATTTCTATGTGCAGGGCCTCATTGACCAGGACCATGGttggaatcagaccttgttaagGTTCTTATTCCCAACTACCATAGTTGAATGGTAGTTGTTTTCAAGAGCAAAAGACCCCCAAGGGGTCGAGCGAGAAGGAGCTTATTGCCATGGCCTCTTTATACACCAATTGCAGTATATCAAGTACTCCTCAGCCATTCTCCGTAAGAATGTGCCGAACAAAGCTACTAAACCTTATTTTGTGTTTTGTTATCATATTTTGGCTTCATTCATCTTTGCAGTTAATGGTTCAGcacacctagttttgtatctacCACAGGTTGCTGCATGTTCCATTTGTATACTCTCCTACATCTACCTCTACGTATACTCTTATATTCTTCTCGCCTCTGGCTCCTTTGTTTTACACGCACACCGCCCACCACCCACCCCaaacccacccccccccccccctcccctccaaaaaaaaaaaaaaaggagaaaaggtaGCACAAGCGTGGGCTATGAAAAATTGTCCGATTATAATATAGATAATTTGCACTCAATTTTTAGGCATCTTTAGATAGTTCTAAAAGGCCGATCTAAATTGGTCGCTATAAACGAAGTATAGCAATTTGATTGGGGTTGTATCTTTAGGGTGAAAGAATAATTGATGTTCTTTCATAGCAATGACGCAATCACGTTGAGGATGTTGCATGGGCatgcaagaatttttttttttttttttaatggtgcATTAGTTTCCATTTTTCATTGAAATAAGAATGCGTAGAGGAAGTCAAACCAAAGTCCACCAGAGAACTACACCCATGCATGGGAGAAATTCCCCATGAACTACTTTTTACGAAGTTCCGATTTTAGAAAACgagatgtataaatatatattgtCAGACGTCAACGTTACACGTGGAGATCTGCTGGAACTTGATGACCGTCGGGTCGCCGACGCCGTTCCCGGACTGGCAGGAAAGAAAGGCCGGGCAGGTGACGAAGAGGTCGTAGTGACCGGAGACCCAGAAGCCCGTCTTCCAACGGATCCGGCCCTCGATCTTGACGCGGACGAGGAGGAAGCCGGAGGACTGGTCCTGGGAGATAGCCTCGGCGAGGTAGGGCGCCACCGGGACGGAGACGCCGTAGAGGTACGGTGACCAGACGTCGACGTCGTTCTGGCCCTGGTAAAACGGAGGGACGGCGGTGGCGGGTGTGATCTGCTGGTACTTATAGGAGGCGAAGACGTCGACGCGGTCGTAGTAGATGCCGACGCGGGCGTTGGGGTTGCGGGTGGTGATGGTTACCTGGATGGTGGTGGAGAGGAGGTTGTTCGGGGAGGAGACGTTGAAGGCGTAGACGGAGGCGTCCTGGAGGTCGAACTTGGGCTTGGTGGGGCGGAGGGCGAGCCAGATgatgaggatgatgaggaggttcAGTATGATGAAGACCAGGATCCAGGCCAAGATGCGGCAGCGCTTGCGTCGCTTGCAACAGTCGTCGTGGCAGCACCCGCCGTGGTGGCCGCAGTCGCACTTCAAGTTCCACCACGACATGCTGCTGTTTGAGCTCGTGGGGCGAGGAACTGGAGTGGGAGAGACGCAAGAGAAACTAATGCAGGGGAGATGGGATGGCCACGGCGATGCTTGGTCTATGTGTATTTATAATGGTGTCTCGTTTCTACCAACCACATGCCTTCCCTTAGGAAGAGGGGcagtagatatcatggctagcaGGTTGGAGGATATAAAATATTTTGGATTGAGGGATACAAGGGGATGATAAGTTTATGGGGATTGGACGCTTTCAGGGAAGGCTGTAAGTGCACAGCAAGCGGC
Above is a genomic segment from Elaeis guineensis isolate ETL-2024a chromosome 1, EG11, whole genome shotgun sequence containing:
- the LOC105038445 gene encoding NDR1/HIN1-like protein 12, which translates into the protein MSLATDCGQHGGCKRRRKVYLISAGILAFIILNLLIILIIWLALRPTKPKFYLQDASVYAFNVSSPDNLLSTTIRVTISTRNPNARVGIYYDRVDVFTSYKYQQITPATAIPPFYQGQNDVDLWSPFLYAVCVPVAPHLAEAIAQDQSSGFLLVHVKIEGRIRWKMGFWVSGHHDLFVTCPAFLSRESGKGIKFQQISTCSVDV
- the LOC105038307 gene encoding NDR1/HIN1-like protein 1, producing MSWWNLKCDCGHHGGCCHDDCCKRRKRCRILAWILVFIILNLLIILIIWLALRPTKPKFDLQDASVYAFNVSSPNNLLSTTIQVTITTRNPNARVGIYYDRVDVFASYKYQQITPATAVPPFYQGQNDVDVWSPYLYGVSVPVAPYLAEAISQDQSSGFLLVRVKIEGRIRWKTGFWVSGHYDLFVTCPAFLSCQSGNGVGDPTVIKFQQISTCNVDV